From Loxodonta africana isolate mLoxAfr1 chromosome 2, mLoxAfr1.hap2, whole genome shotgun sequence, the proteins below share one genomic window:
- the SLC9A3 gene encoding sodium/hydrogen exchanger 3, with protein sequence MAVRGVPGPGWGLLLALALVLGGLPRARGAEEPGAQGSIEGFQVVTFKWHHVQDPYIIALWILVASLAKIVFHLSHKVTSVVPESALLIVLGLALGGIVWAADHSASFTLTPTLFFFYLLPPIVLDAGYFMPNRLFFGNLGTILLYAVIGTVWNAATTGLSLYGVFLSGAMGDLNTGLLDFLLFGSLIAAVDPVAVLAVFEEVHVNEVLFIIVFGESLLNDAVTVVLYNVFESFVTLGGDNVTGVDCVKGIVSFFVVSLGGTLVGVIFAFLLSLVTRFTKHVRIIEPGFVFVISYLSYLTSEMLSLSAILAITFCGICCQKYVTANISEQSATTVRYTMKMLASGAETIIFMFLGISAVDPLIWTWNTAFVLLTLVFISVYRAIGVVLQTWVLNRYRMVQLEIIDQVVMSYGGLRGAVAYALVVLLDKNKVKEKNLFVSTTIIVVFFTVIFQGLTIKPLVQWLKVKRSEHREPKLNEKLHGRAFDHILSAIEDISGQIGHNYLRDKWSNFDRKFLSKVLMRRSAQKSRDRILNVFHELNLKDAISYVAEGERRGSLAFIRSPSTDNIVNVDFSTPRPSTVEASVSYLLRENVSAVCLDMQSLEQRRRSIRDTEDMVTHHTLQQYLYKPRQEYKHLYSRHELTPSEDEKQDKEIFHRTMRKRLESFKSAKLGINQNKKAAKLYKRERGQKRRNSSVPNGKLPVENPVHNFTIEERDLEFSDPEEMHIYQVEEMTGGIEFLAKVPQDTAIDSTAGIDNPVFSPDEDLGVLSRVPPWLSPEETVVPSQRARVQIPGSPGNFRRLTPIRLSTKSADSFLLADGDPAEARRPGPPESTHM encoded by the exons TGTTCCACCTGTCACACAAGGTCACCAGCGTGGTCCCCGAGAGCGCACTCCTCATTGTGCTGGGCCTGGCGCTGGGTGGCATCGTCTGGGCAGCCGACCATTCTGCCTCCTTCACGCTCACACCCACCCTCTTCTTCTTCTACCTGCTGCCACCCATCGTGCTGGACGCCGGCTACTTCATGCCCAACCGCCTCTTCTTTGGCAACCTGGGCACCATCCTGCTCTATGCTGTCATCGGCACCGTGTGGAATGCCGCCACCACTGGCCTGTCCCTCTACGGCGTCTTCCTCAGTGGGGCGATGG GGGACCTGAACACCGGCCTGCTGGACTTCCTGCTGTTCGGCAGCCTGATCGCGGCTGTGGACCCTGTGGCAGTGCTGGCTGTGTTCGAGGAGGTGCATGTCAATGAAGTCCTGTTCATCATTGTGTTTGGGGAGTCACTGCTGAATGATGCTGTCACCGTG GTTCTGTACAACGTGTTCGAATCCTTCGTGACGCTGGGCGGTGACAATGTGACCGGTGTGGACTGTGTGAAGGGCATAG TGTCCTTCTTCGTGGTGAGCCTGGGGGGCACGCTGGTAGGGGTCATCTTTGCCTTCCTGCTGTCCCTGGTGACACGCTTCACCAAGCACGTCCGCATCATCGAGCCCGGCTTCGTCTTCGTCATCTCCTACCTGTCCTACCTCACCTCTGAGATGCTGTCTCTGTCGGCCATCCTGGC GATAACTTTCTGTGGCATCTGCTGCCAGAAGTATGTGACGGCCAACATCTCAGAGCAGTCAGCTACCACAGTGCGCTACACCATGAAGATGCTGGCCAGTGGGGCTGAGACCATCATCTTCATGTTCCTGGGCATCTCAGCTGTGGACCCCCTCATTTGGACCTGGAACACAGCCTTCGTGCTCCTGACGCTGGTCTTCATCTCCGTGTACCGCGCCATCG GTGTGGTCCTGCAGACGTGGGTGCTGAACCGGTACCGGATGGTGCAGCTGGAGATCATCGACCAGGTGGTCATGTCCTATGGCGGTCTGCGTGGGGCCGTGGCCTACGCCCTGGTGGTCCTCCTGGACAAGAACAAGGTCAAGGAGAAGAACCTCTTTGTCAGCACCACCATCATCGTGGTCTTCTTCACTGTCATCTTCCAG GGCCTGACCATCAAGCCCCTGGTGCAGTGGCTGAAGGTAAAGAGAAGCGAGCATCGGGAGCCCAAGCTCAACGAGAAGCTTCATGGCAGG GCCTTCGACCACATCCTCTCGGCCATTGAGGACATATCAGGCCAGATAGGACACAATTACCTCAGAGACAA GTGGTCCAACTTTGATAGGAAATTCCTCAGCAAAGTTCTCATGAGACGCTCAGCCCAGAAGTCGCGAGATCGGATTCTGAATGTTTTCCACGAGCTCAACCTGAAGGATGCAATCAGCTATGTGGCTGAG GGCGAACGCCGGGGATCCCTGGCCTTCATCCGCTCGCCAAGCACAGACAACATAGTCAACGTGGACTTCAGCACGCCACGGCCGTCCACCGTGGAGGCCTCCGTCTCCTACCTCCT GCGGGAGAACGTCAGTGCCGTCTGCCTGGACATGCAGTCTCTGGAGCAGCGGCGGCGGAGCATTCGCGACACGGAGGACATGGTCACCCACCACACGCTGCAGCAGTACCTGTACAAGCCACGGCAAGAG TACAAGCACCTCTACAGCCGGCACGAGCTCACACCCAGCGAGGATGAGAAGCAGGACAAGGAGATCTTTCACAGGACCATGCGGAAACGCCTGGAGTCCTTCAAATCAGCCAAGCTGGGCATCAACCAGAACAAGAAAGCGGCCAAGTTGTACAAGCGGGAGCGCGGCCAGAAGAGG AGGAACAGCAGCGTCCCCAATGGGAAGCTACCCGTGGAGAACCCTGTACACAACTTCACCATTGAGGAGAGAG ATCTGGAGTTCTCGGACCCTGAGGAGATGCACATATACCAGGTTGAGGAGATGACTGGGGGGATTGAGTTCCTGGCCAAAGTCCCACAAGACACAGCGATAGACTCCACAGCAG GAATTGACAACCCAGTGTTCTCCCCGGACGAGGATCTGGGCGTCCTGTCCAGGGTGCCACCGTGGCTGTCTCCCGAGGAGACCGTGGTGCCCTCCCAGCGGGCCCGGGTGCAGATCCCCGGCTCGCCCGGCAACTTCCGCCGCCTGACGCCCATCCGGCTCAGCACCAAGTCCGCTGACTCCTTCCTTCTGGCCGACGGCGACCCTGCAGAGGCGCGGCGCCCCGGCCCGCCCGAGTCCACGCACATGTAA